A genomic window from Streptomyces brevispora includes:
- a CDS encoding acyl-CoA dehydrogenase family protein gives MTAFALDPSQTAWCEELRTLAEQRLRPLAEKGEPGHVNRPLVAALGELGLLERLLDSGALDLCLLRESLARGCTEAETALALQGLGTYPVIQAGTPAHRERWLPEVRAGRAVAAFALSEPGAGSDAAALALDAAHTPDGWRLTGEKCWISNAPEADFYTVFARTTHGAGARGVTAFLVPADRPGLTGSSLDMLSPHPIGALAFDGVPVTHDDVLGEPDRGFRVAMNTLNLFRPSVGAFAVGMARAALDATVVHTEERTAFGGPLRELQAVAHQVAEMATRTEAARLLVYAAAAAYDAGEPGVPRRAAMAKLFATETAQYVVDTAVQLHGARALRRGHLLEHLYREVRAPRIYEGASEVQRTIIAKELYANREPSA, from the coding sequence ATGACGGCATTCGCGCTCGATCCGTCCCAGACCGCCTGGTGCGAGGAGCTGCGCACCCTGGCCGAGCAGCGCCTGCGCCCGCTCGCGGAGAAGGGTGAGCCCGGTCACGTCAACCGGCCGCTGGTCGCCGCCCTCGGTGAACTCGGCCTGCTGGAACGGCTGCTGGACTCCGGCGCCCTCGATCTCTGCCTGCTGCGCGAATCCCTCGCCCGGGGCTGCACGGAGGCCGAGACCGCCCTGGCGCTCCAGGGGCTCGGTACTTACCCCGTGATCCAGGCGGGTACTCCCGCCCACCGCGAGCGCTGGCTTCCCGAGGTCCGCGCGGGCCGTGCCGTCGCCGCCTTCGCGCTCAGCGAGCCGGGGGCGGGGTCGGACGCGGCGGCCCTCGCGCTCGACGCCGCGCACACCCCGGACGGCTGGCGGCTGACCGGCGAGAAGTGCTGGATCTCGAACGCCCCAGAGGCCGACTTCTACACCGTCTTCGCCCGCACGACGCACGGCGCCGGGGCCCGCGGCGTCACCGCGTTCCTGGTCCCCGCCGACCGGCCCGGGCTGACCGGCAGCTCCCTCGACATGCTCTCGCCGCACCCCATCGGCGCCCTCGCCTTCGACGGTGTGCCGGTCACCCACGACGACGTGCTCGGCGAACCGGACCGGGGCTTCCGGGTCGCCATGAACACCCTCAACCTGTTCCGGCCCAGCGTCGGCGCCTTCGCCGTCGGCATGGCCCGCGCCGCGCTCGACGCCACCGTCGTACACACCGAGGAGCGCACCGCGTTCGGCGGCCCGCTCAGGGAACTGCAGGCCGTCGCCCATCAGGTCGCCGAGATGGCCACCCGCACCGAGGCCGCCCGGCTGCTGGTGTACGCGGCCGCCGCCGCGTACGACGCGGGAGAGCCGGGCGTGCCGCGCCGGGCCGCCATGGCGAAACTGTTCGCGACCGAGACCGCGCAGTACGTCGTGGACACGGCCGTCCAACTGCACGGGGCCCGCGCCCTGCGCCGCGGCCATCTGCTCGAACACCTCTACCGGGAGGTCCGCGCCCCGCGGATCTACGAGGGCGCCAGCGAGGTGCAGCGCACCATCATCGCCAAGGAGCTGTACGCGAACCGGGAGCCGTCCGCATGA
- a CDS encoding RidA family protein: protein MSPIHRINPAELSPPAGFSHAVTATGSQLVFLAGQTALDQRGDIIGSTLPEQFATALTNLLTALRAAGGAPADLARVTVYATDVADYRANAAELGRIWRRLAGRDYPAMAVIGAARLWDEQALVEIDGVAVLP from the coding sequence ATGAGCCCGATCCACCGGATCAACCCCGCCGAACTCTCGCCGCCCGCGGGTTTCTCGCACGCGGTCACCGCCACCGGGAGCCAACTGGTCTTCCTGGCCGGGCAGACCGCCCTCGACCAGCGGGGCGACATCATCGGGAGCACCCTGCCCGAGCAGTTCGCCACCGCCCTCACCAACCTGCTCACCGCCCTGCGCGCGGCGGGCGGCGCCCCGGCGGACCTGGCCCGGGTCACGGTCTACGCCACCGATGTGGCCGACTACCGGGCGAACGCCGCCGAACTGGGCCGGATCTGGCGGCGGTTGGCGGGCCGCGACTACCCCGCGATGGCAGTGATCGGCGCCGCGCGGCTCTGGGACGAGCAGGCACTCGTCGAGATCGACGGGGTGGCGGTGCTGCCCTGA
- a CDS encoding FAD-dependent monooxygenase — MATPLRVLIHGGGIGGLTLATALARRGHTVEVAELRDELDALGVGIIQPSNALHVMREIGVLDDCLKAGFEWEVLTIADPAGNTLAAIPQPRMGDAPSNNGIPRPALAQVLGAAATAAGATIRFGATIAELADDGEGVDVTLSDGSAGRWDLVVGFDGIGSPLRTRLYGDRYAPQYTGFANWRVSMPRQEQVRGVVMSTAGQDAKALLTPITDELMYLGSVFAEAEDFRPDPEKAHEQLKERLPMFSGPVAEALATVTGPEDIVYSRISQVTVEEPWHVGRVVLAGDAAHASTPHIAQGAAMAVEDALVLAESLDAEPDVATALDVWENRRRPRAMWVQAMSRAVLKQETGGETTPEEDELLKVGIPGAAHVLVQPY, encoded by the coding sequence ATGGCAACACCCCTGCGCGTCCTGATCCACGGCGGCGGCATCGGCGGGCTGACGCTCGCCACCGCCCTGGCCCGGCGCGGCCACACCGTCGAGGTCGCCGAGCTCCGTGACGAGCTCGACGCCCTCGGCGTCGGCATCATCCAGCCGTCCAACGCTCTCCACGTCATGCGGGAGATCGGGGTGCTCGACGACTGCCTCAAGGCGGGCTTCGAGTGGGAGGTCCTGACCATCGCGGACCCGGCAGGGAACACCCTGGCAGCGATTCCGCAGCCCCGGATGGGCGACGCGCCCTCCAACAACGGCATACCCCGCCCTGCACTGGCCCAGGTGCTCGGCGCCGCCGCCACGGCGGCCGGGGCCACGATCCGCTTCGGCGCCACCATCGCCGAACTCGCGGACGACGGCGAGGGCGTGGACGTCACCCTGTCCGACGGCTCCGCCGGCCGCTGGGACCTGGTCGTCGGTTTCGACGGCATCGGCTCCCCGCTGCGCACCCGGCTGTACGGCGATCGCTACGCCCCCCAGTACACCGGCTTCGCCAACTGGCGCGTCAGCATGCCCCGTCAGGAGCAGGTGCGGGGTGTCGTGATGAGCACCGCGGGCCAGGACGCCAAGGCGCTGCTCACCCCGATCACCGACGAACTGATGTACCTGGGCTCGGTGTTCGCCGAGGCCGAAGACTTCCGGCCCGATCCGGAGAAGGCCCATGAGCAGCTCAAGGAGCGGCTGCCGATGTTCTCCGGTCCGGTCGCCGAGGCACTCGCCACGGTCACCGGACCCGAGGACATCGTGTATTCGCGGATCTCCCAGGTGACCGTCGAGGAGCCGTGGCACGTCGGCCGGGTCGTCCTGGCCGGTGACGCCGCGCACGCGAGCACCCCGCACATCGCTCAAGGTGCGGCGATGGCCGTGGAGGACGCGCTGGTGCTCGCCGAGTCGCTGGACGCCGAGCCGGACGTCGCGACCGCGCTCGACGTCTGGGAGAACCGCCGCCGTCCTCGCGCCATGTGGGTGCAGGCCATGTCGCGTGCCGTGCTCAAGCAGGAGACGGGTGGGGAGACCACGCCCGAGGAGGACGAGCTGCTCAAGGTCGGCATTCCGGGCGCGGCGCACGTGCTGGTGCAGCCGTACTGA
- a CDS encoding GTP-binding protein, producing MTSSQAAPAAVKILIAGGFGVGKTTLVGAVSEVAPLRTEEFLTKASIGVDDLAGVGHKDTTTVALDFGRITVSPELVVYLFGTPGQERFWFMWNDLVNGALGGVVIADTRRLETSFASIDFFESRDIPFVVAINCFHGHNTRTADEVRAALDLDPHVPLLVGDVRDRPFGRDVLLALVEHLMSLPVAAG from the coding sequence ATGACAAGCAGTCAGGCGGCCCCCGCCGCCGTCAAGATCCTTATCGCCGGTGGCTTCGGCGTCGGCAAGACCACCCTGGTGGGCGCCGTCAGCGAGGTCGCGCCCCTGCGCACCGAGGAGTTCCTGACCAAGGCCAGCATCGGCGTCGACGACCTGGCCGGTGTCGGCCACAAGGACACGACCACCGTGGCGCTGGACTTCGGCCGGATCACGGTCAGTCCCGAGCTGGTCGTCTACCTCTTCGGCACACCGGGCCAGGAGCGTTTCTGGTTCATGTGGAACGACCTGGTCAACGGCGCACTCGGTGGCGTCGTGATCGCCGACACCCGGCGGCTGGAGACCAGTTTCGCCTCGATCGACTTCTTCGAGAGCCGGGACATCCCGTTCGTGGTGGCGATCAACTGCTTCCACGGCCACAACACCCGTACGGCGGACGAGGTCAGGGCGGCGCTCGACCTCGACCCCCATGTCCCCCTGCTGGTCGGTGATGTGCGCGACCGGCCGTTCGGCCGGGACGTGCTGCTGGCCCTGGTGGAGCACCTGATGAGCCTGCCCGTCGCGGCCGGCTGA
- a CDS encoding DUF742 domain-containing protein, giving the protein MTPHWEDEETEEDGAGTMVRPYTITRGRTAPERDDFTLITVLTTAHDPRDEHGAAARPGRLQPEHRMILERCLRPAAVAEVSADLNLPVSVTKILLADLVSHGLLLARAPLSVARVAGGADMGVLAAVRDGLRRL; this is encoded by the coding sequence GTGACCCCACACTGGGAGGACGAGGAGACGGAGGAGGACGGTGCGGGCACCATGGTGCGCCCGTACACCATCACCCGTGGCCGGACCGCCCCCGAGCGGGACGACTTCACCCTCATCACCGTGCTGACGACCGCACACGACCCGCGTGACGAACACGGCGCAGCGGCCCGGCCCGGCCGGCTCCAGCCGGAGCACCGGATGATCCTGGAGCGCTGCCTGCGTCCCGCGGCGGTCGCCGAGGTCTCCGCGGACCTCAACCTCCCGGTCTCGGTGACCAAGATCCTGCTGGCGGACCTGGTGTCCCATGGCCTGCTGCTCGCCCGCGCACCGCTCTCGGTGGCACGGGTGGCCGGCGGTGCGGACATGGGCGTGCTGGCCGCTGTTCGCGACGGACTCCGGAGACTCTGA
- a CDS encoding roadblock/LC7 domain-containing protein, producing the protein MTRTTATHQDLDWLLDGLVDSVAETLNAVLLSDDGLVVSHSRTVERADAERLAAICTGQQSLARGVGQLFNGGAVHQVIVELSDLWLFIISAAQGTHLAVVASQEVDAEIMSLAMHNLVQQVGQKLSTPVRSDFNAFGGGDGPHA; encoded by the coding sequence ATGACACGCACAACCGCCACCCACCAGGATCTCGACTGGCTGCTCGACGGCCTGGTGGACTCGGTGGCCGAGACCCTGAACGCCGTGCTGCTCTCCGACGACGGCCTGGTCGTGAGCCATTCACGCACCGTGGAACGCGCCGACGCGGAGCGGCTGGCCGCCATCTGCACCGGCCAGCAGAGCCTGGCCCGTGGTGTCGGCCAGCTCTTCAACGGCGGCGCCGTGCACCAGGTGATCGTCGAGCTGTCGGACCTGTGGCTCTTCATCATCTCGGCCGCCCAGGGCACGCACCTGGCCGTCGTCGCCTCCCAGGAGGTGGACGCCGAGATCATGTCGCTGGCCATGCACAACCTCGTCCAGCAGGTCGGCCAGAAGCTCAGCACCCCGGTGCGCAGTGACTTCAACGCCTTCGGCGGCGGGGACGGGCCGCACGCGTGA